The Candidatus Phaeomarinobacter ectocarpi genome includes a region encoding these proteins:
- a CDS encoding P1 family peptidase, translating to MSAAPFSPGPRNLITDVDGISVGQSEDLAARTGVTVVLPADHAIAAVDVRGGGPGTRETDLLSADCLVDAVDAIVLSGGSVYGLEAASGVAAWLGARGRGFTFQSTHLVAPIVPQAILFDLTNGGDKDWGETPPYRALGMDAVAAAGDTFALGNKGAGLGARAGALKGGIGSASVLAPAGFTVGAIAASNPFGSTVMPGSARFWAAPFEKASELGDQGQHPAPDSLPDDPYADSKIGASPGMNTTIGVVATDAALTPSETRRVAMMAQDGYARSVRPVHTPFDGDVVFAMATGTRPLPEDAARPAMVAMLGALAADTLARAVARGVYEAETLADSVSYRETFLLS from the coding sequence ATGAGTGCAGCGCCTTTCTCACCCGGCCCCCGTAATCTGATTACGGATGTGGATGGAATCAGTGTTGGTCAGTCGGAGGACCTGGCTGCCCGCACAGGCGTCACCGTCGTGCTTCCTGCCGATCATGCAATCGCGGCTGTTGATGTGCGCGGCGGCGGACCCGGCACGCGCGAAACGGATTTGTTATCCGCCGATTGTCTGGTGGATGCGGTCGACGCCATCGTCCTGTCCGGCGGGTCGGTCTACGGACTTGAGGCAGCATCAGGGGTGGCAGCGTGGCTAGGTGCGCGGGGACGTGGCTTTACGTTTCAGTCCACCCATCTGGTCGCCCCTATTGTGCCGCAAGCCATCCTGTTTGACCTGACAAACGGGGGCGACAAGGATTGGGGCGAGACGCCCCCCTATCGCGCGCTGGGCATGGACGCTGTTGCTGCTGCTGGTGACACCTTTGCGCTGGGCAACAAGGGAGCAGGTCTTGGGGCCCGGGCCGGTGCCTTGAAGGGCGGCATCGGCAGTGCGTCGGTGCTGGCACCTGCTGGATTTACGGTTGGTGCCATTGCTGCCAGCAATCCATTTGGATCTACCGTGATGCCGGGTAGCGCCCGCTTCTGGGCTGCACCCTTTGAAAAAGCGTCCGAACTTGGTGACCAAGGACAGCACCCAGCCCCCGACTCCCTTCCCGATGATCCTTATGCAGACAGTAAGATTGGCGCTTCGCCGGGCATGAACACCACCATTGGTGTTGTTGCGACAGATGCAGCCCTTACGCCGTCCGAGACCCGTCGGGTCGCGATGATGGCTCAGGATGGCTACGCGCGCTCTGTACGGCCGGTTCACACCCCATTTGATGGAGACGTGGTGTTTGCCATGGCAACAGGAACACGGCCCCTTCCTGAAGATGCCGCGCGGCCCGCGATGGTTGCCATGCTGGGTGCATTGGCTGCGGATACACTGGCCCGCGCCGTGGCGCGTGGTGTCTATGAGGCGGAGACACTAGCGGACAGTGTGAGTTACCGTGAGACGTTTCTGCTCAGCTAG
- the ggt gene encoding gamma-glutamyltransferase, producing MARAKLFFTLMASLLGFAAVGYLMSAVLTPQQKHMVSAAHPLASAAGLEMLERGGSAVDAAVAVQLVLTLVEPQSSGIGGGAFLVYWNEDKRQVETWDGRETAPASVTPRHFLKPDGTPMSFFEAVVGGHAVGVPGVVAMLADAHEEQGRLPWADLFEPAIRLAEGGFEVTPRLNKLINWSPALPRMPVVSEYFFKPGEKDEDGNPVPLDVGMVLANPAYAKTLRTLAEQGPRAFYEGEIAREILAAVNTAPVNPGGMTAADLAAYKPIKREPVCAPYRTYTVCGAPPPTSGGTTVLQILGLLESFYMQNAEPQSADAIHLISEASRLAYADRNLYLADPDFVDVPLEGMLDRSYLRLRSRQIHPDQTSSKDPLPAGRPAGSSAAYVPADPKPAHSTSHFVVRDDWGHVVSMTTSIEAPFGSHMMAGGFLLNNQLTDFSFRPARDGKPIANRPEAGKRPRSSMSPMIVLDENGDFYAAIGSPGGSRIIAFVAQSLIGILDWDMSVQDAIDMPRHVHRNTTLELEENTFISTLADGLRARGHTVEVKEITSGLHGLRMVGDDLEGGADPRREGVVLD from the coding sequence ATGGCGCGCGCGAAACTATTCTTCACCCTGATGGCATCCCTGCTCGGCTTCGCCGCCGTGGGCTATTTGATGAGTGCGGTCCTCACTCCGCAACAAAAGCACATGGTCAGTGCAGCTCATCCGCTGGCAAGCGCCGCCGGGCTTGAAATGCTGGAGCGTGGCGGGTCCGCTGTTGATGCTGCGGTTGCTGTGCAACTGGTGCTCACATTGGTGGAGCCACAATCAAGCGGCATCGGCGGTGGAGCATTCCTGGTCTATTGGAATGAGGATAAGCGCCAGGTCGAGACATGGGACGGACGCGAAACTGCACCGGCCTCAGTGACACCGCGGCATTTCCTCAAGCCTGACGGCACACCCATGAGTTTCTTTGAAGCGGTGGTGGGTGGTCACGCGGTCGGCGTCCCCGGCGTCGTCGCCATGTTGGCGGACGCCCATGAGGAGCAGGGACGGTTGCCATGGGCCGATCTGTTCGAACCTGCCATTCGCCTGGCTGAGGGTGGCTTTGAAGTGACGCCACGGCTCAACAAGCTCATCAACTGGTCGCCCGCTTTGCCGCGCATGCCGGTGGTGAGTGAGTACTTCTTCAAGCCCGGCGAAAAAGACGAAGACGGAAATCCAGTGCCGCTGGATGTGGGTATGGTTCTGGCAAATCCGGCCTATGCCAAAACACTCCGTACACTGGCAGAGCAGGGGCCTCGCGCTTTTTATGAAGGCGAGATAGCCAGGGAAATTCTGGCTGCGGTCAACACCGCGCCGGTCAATCCTGGTGGCATGACAGCGGCGGACCTTGCTGCCTACAAACCGATCAAGCGTGAGCCGGTATGCGCGCCATACCGCACCTACACGGTATGCGGCGCACCTCCGCCGACATCCGGCGGCACGACGGTTCTGCAGATTTTGGGATTGCTGGAAAGCTTCTACATGCAAAACGCAGAACCCCAGTCAGCTGATGCGATCCATCTTATCTCAGAAGCAAGCCGTCTGGCCTACGCGGACAGAAACCTCTATCTCGCAGATCCTGATTTTGTAGACGTCCCCTTGGAGGGCATGCTGGATAGGTCCTATCTGCGTCTGCGCAGCCGCCAGATACACCCTGACCAGACATCGTCCAAGGACCCGCTCCCTGCTGGCCGCCCGGCGGGGTCATCAGCTGCCTATGTGCCGGCCGACCCCAAACCAGCGCATTCAACATCCCATTTCGTCGTGCGTGATGATTGGGGGCATGTCGTCTCAATGACCACCTCGATCGAGGCACCCTTCGGCAGCCACATGATGGCAGGCGGGTTCCTGCTCAATAATCAGCTTACGGATTTCTCCTTCCGTCCAGCGCGGGACGGCAAGCCCATTGCCAATCGGCCTGAAGCTGGAAAACGCCCGCGCTCCTCCATGTCGCCGATGATCGTGCTTGATGAGAACGGTGACTTTTACGCCGCCATTGGCTCACCGGGCGGCAGCCGCATCATCGCCTTTGTGGCGCAAAGCCTGATTGGCATTCTCGACTGGGATATGAGCGTGCAGGACGCAATCGACATGCCGCGCCATGTTCATCGCAACACAACGCTCGAGCTTGAGGAGAACACATTTATCAGCACCCTGGCTGATGGCCTGCGGGCGCGCGGCCATACGGTTGAAGTAAAGGAGATTACCAGCGGACTGCACGGCCTGCGTATGGTTGGGGACGACCTTGAAGGCGGCGCGGACCCTCGTCGCGAAGGTGTTGTGCTGGACTAG
- the glk gene encoding glucokinase encodes MSARTTKPVLVADIGGTNARFALAQPGETKPDAPTVLMTALYPTLEDALKTFLDQSGNQDIGGVAICAAGPVQASGRDAFIEMTNCPWVVSAEAIASATGVDAPILVNDFTAVAVSLPHLGDDDVVQIGGSKPQEGAPIGVLGPGTGLGVSGLVPHSNGEFTAISGEGGHVSLAPGNEREISLLFQLMQTYGHVSAERVLCGPGMETLYAALGALDGSPETGKPTAADIARMAQDGASPLAQDTVEVFTGLLGSAAGDLALTLGAQGGVYLAGGILPRWGDLLNQRLLRHRFEAKGRFKSYLAEIPLYLITAPDVALIGLTSLARRS; translated from the coding sequence ATGTCTGCGCGCACCACCAAGCCCGTACTTGTTGCAGATATCGGCGGAACAAATGCGCGCTTTGCGCTGGCGCAGCCGGGCGAGACCAAACCTGATGCGCCAACGGTCCTGATGACCGCGCTCTATCCGACACTGGAAGATGCGCTCAAGACCTTTCTTGATCAGTCCGGTAACCAGGACATTGGTGGCGTCGCCATTTGCGCTGCCGGGCCGGTTCAGGCCTCGGGTCGTGATGCCTTTATTGAGATGACCAACTGCCCCTGGGTAGTCAGCGCAGAGGCTATTGCGTCCGCCACCGGTGTCGATGCCCCCATTCTGGTCAATGACTTTACGGCTGTGGCTGTCTCACTTCCGCATCTTGGCGACGACGATGTGGTTCAGATAGGAGGCAGCAAACCACAGGAAGGCGCACCGATTGGAGTACTTGGCCCGGGAACGGGGCTGGGCGTTTCCGGACTCGTGCCGCACTCAAATGGCGAGTTCACGGCCATCTCCGGCGAGGGTGGACATGTCTCCCTTGCGCCTGGCAATGAGCGGGAAATCTCGCTTCTGTTTCAGCTGATGCAGACCTATGGGCATGTATCCGCAGAACGTGTGCTGTGCGGACCTGGCATGGAAACGCTGTATGCGGCTCTTGGTGCCCTTGATGGCTCGCCGGAAACCGGCAAGCCCACCGCGGCTGACATTGCCCGCATGGCACAGGATGGGGCATCACCTCTTGCACAGGACACCGTCGAGGTCTTCACGGGCCTGCTTGGCTCGGCTGCCGGTGACCTCGCACTCACACTGGGTGCGCAAGGCGGCGTCTATCTGGCGGGTGGCATTCTTCCGCGCTGGGGCGACTTGCTGAACCAGCGGCTGCTGCGCCACCGGTTTGAAGCGAAAGGTAGGTTCAAGAGCTATCTCGCGGAGATTCCCCTTTACCTGATCACAGCGCCGGACGTGGCTTTGATCGGCCTCACGTCATTGGCGCGGCGCAGCTAG
- the otsA gene encoding alpha,alpha-trehalose-phosphate synthase (UDP-forming) codes for MSRLVVVSNRVGPIGDAKRAGGLAIALVEALKTSGGIWFGWTGETTEEPDSRLKLESAGPLTLATVDLSKADHEDYYNGFANRSLWPLFHFRTGLVQYDRQNFAGYERVNASFAKSLLPLIQPDDLIWVHDYHFLLFAEELRKLGCTRPIGHFLHIPFPPRELLTTLPHHEQLVQALFAFDILGFQTEHDRDRFFDYVRMEAGGSILGDKARCFGRTVTARHFPIGIDADNFVEFAESEEGQKQFTSMRDMLRGRKQVIGVDRLDYTKGLPERFNAFERMLEDHPDKRGQTSLLQVAPPSRSDVTEYQDLRLELEGMAGHINGRFAEFNWTPIRYLNRSFARQALAGLCRASHVGLVTPLRDGMNLVAKEYVAAQDPEDPGVLVLSRFAGAAKQMRDAVIINPYDVQGMSDALARALDMPLEERKQRHQALLKNVSDEDIGHWRTTYMDALTSVEDSGVTGGSIHADRSGTSNGSAA; via the coding sequence ATGAGCCGGCTCGTTGTTGTGTCTAACCGTGTCGGGCCGATTGGCGACGCAAAGCGTGCGGGGGGTCTGGCCATCGCGCTGGTAGAGGCGCTCAAGACATCCGGCGGTATCTGGTTTGGCTGGACTGGTGAAACCACCGAGGAACCGGACAGCCGGCTCAAGCTGGAATCCGCCGGGCCGCTGACCTTGGCGACGGTTGATCTCTCGAAGGCAGATCACGAGGACTACTACAACGGGTTTGCCAACCGGTCCCTATGGCCGCTTTTTCACTTTCGCACCGGGCTTGTACAATATGACCGTCAGAACTTTGCGGGCTATGAGCGGGTCAATGCGAGCTTTGCCAAATCGCTCCTGCCCCTTATCCAGCCGGACGATCTGATCTGGGTACATGACTATCACTTCCTGCTGTTCGCCGAAGAACTCCGCAAGCTGGGCTGCACACGGCCTATCGGACACTTCCTGCACATTCCCTTTCCGCCGCGCGAGTTACTGACGACGCTGCCGCACCATGAGCAGCTGGTACAAGCCCTGTTCGCGTTCGACATTCTGGGCTTCCAGACCGAGCATGATCGCGACCGCTTCTTTGACTATGTGCGCATGGAGGCCGGGGGCAGCATTCTGGGTGACAAGGCACGCTGCTTTGGACGCACAGTGACCGCGCGCCACTTCCCCATCGGGATCGACGCGGACAATTTCGTGGAATTTGCCGAGTCCGAAGAAGGCCAGAAACAGTTCACGTCCATGCGCGACATGCTGCGCGGCCGTAAGCAGGTCATTGGCGTTGACCGCCTGGACTACACCAAGGGCCTGCCGGAACGCTTCAATGCCTTTGAGCGGATGCTTGAAGACCATCCAGACAAGCGGGGTCAGACGAGCCTGCTGCAGGTGGCCCCTCCGTCCCGGTCAGACGTGACCGAGTACCAGGATTTGCGGCTCGAGCTTGAGGGTATGGCCGGGCACATCAACGGGCGGTTTGCCGAGTTCAACTGGACACCGATCCGCTATCTCAACAGATCATTTGCTCGCCAGGCATTGGCAGGCCTTTGCCGTGCAAGCCATGTTGGGTTGGTGACGCCGCTGCGCGATGGGATGAACCTTGTCGCCAAGGAATATGTGGCGGCGCAGGACCCGGAAGACCCCGGCGTGCTGGTGCTGTCGCGCTTTGCGGGTGCCGCCAAGCAGATGCGCGATGCTGTTATCATCAATCCCTATGATGTGCAGGGCATGTCTGATGCATTGGCGCGGGCGCTTGATATGCCCCTTGAAGAGCGCAAGCAGCGCCATCAGGCACTTTTGAAAAATGTGTCTGACGAAGACATTGGTCATTGGCGCACGACCTATATGGATGCGTTGACCAGCGTTGAGGATTCCGGCGTGACAGGTGGCAGCATTCATGCTGACAGATCGGGGACCTCCAACGGATCAGCCGCCTGA
- a CDS encoding glycoside hydrolase family 15 protein has translation MSTLDLGVIGNSSYGALINPQGRIVWSCLPRFDGDPVFCDLLNGGDNAVDGGDFGFWDIDLADFDRSEQNYEPNTAILKTRLYDKQGNAVELTDFAPRYLNHGRMFRPVTIMRRISPLTGTPRITIRLRPRFNWGARVPDLSRGTNHARFFHTGQTLRLNTNAPLAYVLDEVPFLLEEPVDMMLGPDEPLAGNLRETANTFEERTADYWRTWVRRLALPLEWQDAVIRAAITLKLCTYEETGAIIAAMTTSVPEAANTQRNWDYRYCWLRDAFFVVRALNSLSEVETMEHYLRYLHNIVGEANDHLQPVWGISREAALVENEITSLSGYRGMGPVRVGNQAYEHFQHDVYGNVVLAASQSFLDQRLFKPGTEENFSRLEHMGELAFKTYNQPDAGMWELRTRARVHTSSSLMCWAACDRLAKIARHMDLTDRATYWQDRADIIHSTITSEAWNEDMESFAESFGGKGVEAGLLLMAEVGFLKPDDERFQKTLDAVERTLKRGKHMYRYAEADDFGEPETAFNICTFWYIDALARVGREDEAREIFEEMLNARNPLGLLSEDTDVKTGELWGNYPQTYSLVGIINAAMRLSRPWEDEV, from the coding sequence ATGTCCACTCTTGATCTTGGTGTCATTGGCAATAGCAGCTATGGCGCGCTTATTAATCCTCAGGGCCGCATCGTGTGGTCCTGCCTGCCGCGTTTCGACGGGGACCCGGTTTTTTGTGATCTTCTGAATGGCGGCGATAACGCTGTTGACGGGGGCGACTTTGGTTTCTGGGATATAGATCTCGCTGACTTTGACCGCAGTGAACAGAACTACGAACCCAATACGGCCATCCTTAAAACACGTCTTTATGACAAACAGGGCAACGCGGTTGAGCTGACGGACTTTGCACCGCGCTACCTCAACCATGGGCGCATGTTCCGGCCTGTCACCATCATGCGGCGGATTTCCCCGCTTACCGGCACACCGCGGATCACCATACGATTGCGCCCCAGGTTCAACTGGGGTGCGCGGGTCCCGGACCTCAGCCGAGGCACAAACCACGCACGGTTTTTTCACACCGGCCAGACCCTGCGGCTCAATACCAATGCACCGTTGGCCTATGTGCTGGACGAGGTGCCCTTCCTGCTGGAAGAGCCCGTCGACATGATGCTGGGCCCGGATGAGCCACTGGCGGGCAATCTGCGCGAAACTGCAAACACGTTTGAGGAACGCACAGCCGACTACTGGCGGACCTGGGTGCGTCGGCTGGCGCTGCCGCTTGAGTGGCAGGATGCGGTTATTCGCGCCGCCATTACGCTCAAGCTGTGCACCTATGAAGAAACCGGCGCCATCATTGCCGCCATGACGACATCTGTTCCAGAAGCTGCAAACACCCAGCGCAACTGGGACTACCGCTACTGCTGGCTGCGGGATGCGTTCTTTGTGGTGCGGGCCCTCAACTCCCTGTCAGAAGTAGAGACCATGGAGCACTACCTGCGCTATCTGCATAACATTGTGGGTGAAGCCAACGACCACCTGCAGCCGGTCTGGGGTATCAGCAGAGAAGCCGCACTGGTGGAGAACGAGATCACCAGCCTTTCCGGCTATCGCGGCATGGGGCCTGTGCGTGTCGGCAACCAGGCCTACGAGCATTTTCAGCATGATGTGTATGGCAATGTTGTGCTCGCAGCGTCTCAATCGTTCCTCGATCAACGCCTGTTCAAACCCGGCACAGAAGAGAATTTCAGCCGCCTGGAACATATGGGCGAGCTGGCGTTCAAGACATACAATCAGCCGGATGCAGGCATGTGGGAGCTGCGCACACGCGCACGCGTGCACACATCCTCCAGCCTCATGTGCTGGGCAGCCTGTGACCGGTTGGCAAAAATCGCGCGGCATATGGACCTCACAGACCGCGCGACGTACTGGCAGGACCGCGCCGACATCATTCATTCCACCATCACGTCAGAAGCGTGGAATGAAGACATGGAATCTTTTGCTGAGAGCTTCGGCGGCAAGGGTGTGGAAGCTGGCTTGCTACTGATGGCGGAAGTCGGTTTCCTCAAGCCAGACGACGAACGCTTTCAAAAGACGCTTGATGCCGTTGAGCGCACCCTGAAGCGTGGCAAGCATATGTACAGATATGCGGAAGCCGACGATTTCGGGGAACCGGAGACCGCCTTCAACATTTGTACCTTCTGGTACATTGATGCCTTGGCCCGTGTTGGCCGGGAAGATGAAGCGCGGGAGATTTTTGAAGAGATGCTGAATGCGCGAAACCCGCTGGGACTGTTGTCGGAGGACACCGACGTCAAGACAGGCGAATTGTGGGGCAATTACCCGCAGACCTATTCACTGGTCGGCATCATAAATGCGGCGATGCGCCTGTCGCGTCCCTGGGAGGACGAAGTATGA
- a CDS encoding methyltransferase domain-containing protein, translated as MSWDPSIYLKFDDKRTRPAAELLGRIQTDNPGEVVDLGCGPGNSTALLAARWPHAKITGVDSSQEMLDKAASTDLPATWTLADIATWRAAVPADVLFTNAALQWLGSHQSLFPSLMGEVAPGGILAIQMPRNFDAPSHTLLREAVEETNNSVLISLLRENPVADPDVYHRLLTPHASSIDIWETTYLQVLSGDDAVLAWTSGTALVPFTSALAGTERDRFVNSYRHKLAAAYPQEADGSTLFSFKRIFIVAQKH; from the coding sequence ATGAGCTGGGATCCTTCGATTTATCTGAAGTTCGATGACAAGCGCACCCGACCGGCAGCAGAACTGCTTGGTCGAATCCAGACTGACAATCCAGGAGAAGTGGTCGATCTAGGGTGCGGACCGGGCAACTCCACTGCCCTTTTGGCGGCACGCTGGCCACACGCCAAGATCACGGGCGTCGACAGCTCTCAGGAGATGCTCGACAAAGCCGCGTCAACAGATTTACCTGCTACGTGGACCCTCGCGGACATTGCGACATGGCGCGCTGCCGTTCCAGCCGATGTCCTGTTCACAAATGCGGCGCTGCAATGGCTCGGCAGCCATCAATCGCTGTTTCCATCCCTGATGGGCGAGGTTGCTCCCGGTGGCATATTGGCGATCCAGATGCCGCGCAATTTCGATGCGCCCAGCCACACGCTGTTGCGCGAGGCCGTGGAAGAAACCAACAACTCCGTTCTGATTTCTTTGCTGCGCGAAAACCCTGTTGCTGATCCGGACGTCTACCATCGGCTTCTGACACCCCATGCGTCGTCGATAGACATCTGGGAAACCACGTACCTTCAGGTTCTGTCGGGAGATGATGCTGTGCTGGCCTGGACAAGCGGCACAGCACTTGTTCCCTTCACATCCGCGCTAGCGGGCACTGAACGTGACCGTTTTGTGAACAGTTACCGACACAAGCTGGCAGCGGCTTATCCTCAGGAGGCGGATGGCTCAACGCTGTTTTCCTTCAAGCGCATCTTTATTGTGGCCCAAAAGCACTAG
- a CDS encoding sensor histidine kinase: MGQEEHTDHETKPEHRSSLQSLLPARLARSLSAQLLVLTVAFVMLAEVFIYVPSIANYRETWLMDRINAAQLATLAVVAAAERGVMPDLEAELLKNAEVKAVALKRDNRRELLLASPMQDMVAARYDLRNASILELCYDAFEVLVFGGGRTVAVAGEPRFGGGEFIEIVIDDTPLRQDMIAFSGNILLLSIAISIFTAALVFLALNRALVQPMMRITANMVRFRQYPEDISRVMLPSDRRDEIGTAERELAAMQGELRQALRQKTRLAALGTAVSKINHDLRNILASAQLISDRLSGVDDPQVQKLAPRLFTSIDRAIALATDTMKFGKAEEAPTRKQYVPLADLATEVVEAVLPVDETQICADIRIDEEEQIYADADQLFRILLNLTRNAVQAMEDAGGTGTLTVACEMTEGGGRLVVADTGPGLPEDARDHLFEPFIGSARKGGTGLGMAIAADLVRAHGGRIELYETRPGRTVFHIYLPGPDGSIAPATASAAAQ, encoded by the coding sequence ATGGGCCAGGAAGAGCATACAGATCACGAGACCAAGCCTGAGCACCGCTCAAGCCTGCAATCGCTGTTGCCCGCACGCCTGGCCCGCAGCCTGTCCGCTCAGCTTCTGGTCCTGACCGTCGCCTTCGTAATGCTGGCTGAGGTCTTCATCTATGTGCCGTCGATCGCGAACTATCGCGAAACATGGCTGATGGATCGGATCAATGCTGCGCAGCTGGCCACGCTTGCTGTTGTGGCAGCCGCAGAGCGTGGCGTGATGCCCGACCTTGAGGCGGAATTGCTCAAGAACGCTGAAGTCAAAGCTGTGGCACTGAAGCGGGACAACCGGCGCGAGCTGCTGTTGGCAAGTCCCATGCAGGACATGGTCGCGGCGCGCTATGACCTGCGTAATGCAAGCATATTGGAGCTGTGCTACGACGCCTTTGAAGTTCTGGTTTTTGGCGGCGGACGCACCGTCGCTGTGGCCGGCGAGCCTCGGTTCGGCGGCGGTGAATTCATCGAAATCGTTATCGATGATACGCCGTTGCGCCAGGACATGATCGCGTTTTCTGGCAACATCCTTTTGCTGTCGATTGCGATCTCCATCTTTACCGCAGCGCTGGTTTTTCTAGCTCTCAACCGCGCCCTTGTTCAGCCGATGATGCGCATCACGGCAAACATGGTCCGGTTCCGTCAGTACCCGGAAGATATTTCGCGCGTCATGCTGCCCTCTGACCGGCGCGATGAAATTGGAACTGCCGAACGTGAACTGGCCGCCATGCAGGGTGAGCTGCGCCAGGCGCTGCGACAGAAAACCCGACTAGCAGCGCTTGGAACAGCGGTCAGCAAGATCAATCATGATTTGCGGAATATTCTTGCAAGCGCTCAGTTGATTTCAGATCGGCTGTCGGGCGTCGATGATCCGCAAGTGCAAAAGCTCGCCCCGCGACTCTTCACATCCATTGACCGTGCCATCGCGCTTGCGACTGACACCATGAAGTTCGGCAAGGCGGAAGAAGCACCCACCCGCAAACAATACGTGCCGCTTGCTGACCTTGCGACGGAAGTTGTTGAAGCTGTTCTACCTGTGGACGAGACACAAATTTGTGCCGACATTCGCATTGATGAGGAAGAACAGATCTATGCCGACGCGGATCAGCTGTTTCGCATTCTCCTCAATCTGACGCGCAACGCCGTTCAGGCTATGGAAGACGCTGGCGGCACCGGCACACTTACCGTGGCCTGCGAAATGACCGAGGGAGGCGGTCGCCTCGTGGTCGCGGACACAGGGCCCGGCCTTCCCGAAGATGCGCGCGACCATCTGTTTGAGCCTTTTATCGGCAGCGCCCGCAAAGGGGGCACAGGCCTTGGCATGGCCATCGCAGCGGATTTGGTGCGCGCCCATGGCGGCCGCATTGAGCTGTACGAAACACGGCCCGGCCGCACGGTCTTTCACATCTACCTGCCAGGCCCGGATGGCAGCATTGCACCGGCGACGGCTAGTGCTGCAGCCCAGTAG
- a CDS encoding dihydrolipoyl dehydrogenase family protein gives MKKISTDICVIGGGSGGLSVAAGAVQMGAKVVLLEAGEMGGDCLNYGCVPSKALLAAGKHAHMFGHSEEFGIAAAVPQVDFKKVNAHVKDVIATIAPIDSQERFEGLGVTVIREFGRFKDARTVIAGDTEITAKRIVIATGSSPFEPPIPGLEDVSFFTNENIFDNDVLPEHLIVIGGGPIGMEMSQAHRRLGAKVTTLEGGKALGKDDPELTAIVKKRLVEEGIDLREDAMVQRIEKTDAGVRVVFEKDGTEQSVEGSHLLLAVGRKPNVDKLDLEKAGIEYTNRGIKTDDRLRTTNKKVFAIGDVAGGLQFTHVAGYHAGIVIRNALFKMPAKADHSAVPWVTYTDPEMAHVGLTEQQARDVHGDSMKVLRWEFHENDRAQAERRTEGVIKVMVDKKGVVLGASIAGAGAGDLLAPWILAVGQKQKIGTMAQFIAPYPTMTEVSKRAAGSFYTETLYSSRVRFVVKSLMRIFG, from the coding sequence ATGAAAAAGATCTCTACAGATATCTGCGTCATTGGTGGTGGCTCCGGCGGCCTTTCAGTTGCAGCGGGCGCTGTCCAGATGGGCGCCAAAGTCGTGCTGCTTGAAGCAGGAGAGATGGGCGGAGATTGCCTGAACTATGGGTGTGTCCCCTCCAAGGCTCTGCTCGCCGCCGGCAAGCACGCCCACATGTTTGGACATTCAGAAGAGTTCGGTATTGCAGCTGCCGTGCCGCAGGTCGATTTCAAGAAGGTCAATGCGCACGTCAAGGATGTGATCGCGACGATTGCACCGATTGACAGCCAGGAACGATTTGAAGGACTTGGCGTCACGGTCATTCGCGAGTTCGGTCGCTTCAAGGATGCGCGGACCGTTATTGCCGGTGACACCGAGATCACCGCAAAGCGCATTGTCATTGCCACAGGCTCAAGCCCGTTCGAGCCGCCGATCCCGGGCCTGGAAGATGTGTCGTTTTTCACCAACGAAAACATCTTCGACAATGATGTTCTGCCCGAACATCTGATCGTCATCGGTGGTGGCCCCATCGGCATGGAGATGAGCCAGGCACATCGGCGGCTTGGAGCCAAGGTCACGACGCTTGAAGGCGGCAAGGCGCTTGGCAAGGACGATCCGGAACTGACGGCAATCGTCAAGAAGCGCCTGGTCGAAGAAGGCATTGATTTGCGCGAGGATGCGATGGTTCAGCGCATTGAAAAGACGGACGCAGGCGTGCGTGTGGTGTTTGAAAAAGACGGCACCGAACAAAGCGTTGAAGGGTCACACCTGCTTCTCGCGGTTGGCCGCAAACCAAACGTCGACAAGCTGGATCTTGAGAAAGCCGGCATTGAGTACACCAATCGCGGCATCAAGACCGATGATCGCCTGCGCACGACCAACAAGAAGGTGTTTGCCATTGGCGATGTGGCAGGCGGCCTGCAATTCACCCATGTGGCTGGCTATCACGCGGGCATCGTCATTCGGAATGCTCTGTTCAAGATGCCTGCCAAGGCAGATCACTCAGCTGTGCCCTGGGTCACATATACGGACCCGGAAATGGCGCATGTGGGCCTAACCGAACAGCAGGCCCGGGATGTCCATGGCGACAGCATGAAAGTGCTGCGCTGGGAGTTCCACGAGAATGACCGGGCACAGGCGGAGCGCCGCACTGAAGGAGTCATCAAGGTGATGGTCGACAAGAAGGGTGTTGTTCTGGGGGCGTCGATTGCCGGCGCAGGCGCAGGTGACCTGCTTGCGCCGTGGATTCTGGCTGTGGGCCAGAAGCAGAAAATCGGCACCATGGCCCAGTTCATTGCGCCCTACCCGACCATGACCGAAGTTTCCAAACGGGCGGCGGGCTCCTTCTATACCGAGACCCTCTATAGTTCGCGGGTCCGGTTTGTGGTGAAATCGCTGATGCGAATTTTTGGGTAG